One region of Polyodon spathula isolate WHYD16114869_AA unplaced genomic scaffold, ASM1765450v1 scaffolds_906, whole genome shotgun sequence genomic DNA includes:
- the ap1m2 gene encoding AP-1 complex subunit mu-2, with the protein MSASAVFILDLKGKVLISRNYKGDVDTTEIDHFLPLLTQQEEEGLACPLLSHGKVHFLWIRHSNLYLVALTMKNSNASLVYSFLYKIVEVFTGYFKELEEESIRDNFVVVYELLDELMDFGFPQTTDSQILQEYITQEGNKLEVAKQRVPNTVTNAVSWRSEGIKYKKNEVFIDVIESVNLLVNANGNVLSSDIVGSVKLKVMLSGMPELRLGLNDRVLFGLTGRDKGKSVTMEDVKFHQCVRLSRFENDRTISFIPPDGDSELMSYRINTHVKPLVWIESVIEKFSHSRVEIMVKAKGQFKKQSVANNVQISVPVPSDVDSPRFKTSVGSAKYVPEKNVVIWTIKSFPGGKEFLMRAHFGLPSVDKDELEGRPPITVQFEIPYFTVSGIQVRYMKIIEKSGYQALPWVRYITQSGDYQLRTNS; encoded by the exons ATGTCGGCTTCCGCGGTGTTCATTCTGGATCTGAAAGGCAAG gTGCTGATCAGTCGGAATTACAAAGGAGACGTCGACACCACGGAGATTGACCACTTCCTGCCTCTGCTGACGCAACAGGAAGAGGAGGGGCTAGCCTGCCCGCTCCTCTCGCACGGGAAAGTGCACTTCCTGTGGATCAGGCACAGTAACCTCTACT tggtGGCTCTCACCATGAAGAACTCCAACGCCTCCCTGGTTTACTCCTTCCTCTACAAGATAGTCGAG GTCTTCACTGGGTACTTcaaggagctggaggaggagagtaTCAGGGATAACTTCGTGGTGGTTTACGAGCTGCTGGATGAGCTCATGGACTTCGGCTTTCCCCAGACGACCGACAGCCAAATCCTGCAGGA GTACATCACTCAGGAAGGGAACAAGCTGGAGGTCGCCAAGCAGCGCGTTCCCAACACCGTGACCAACGCCGTGTCCTGGCGCTCCGAGGGCATCAAGTACAAGAAGAACGAGGTCTTCATCGACGTCATCGAGTCCGTCAACCTGCtg GTGAACGCCAACGGGAACGTGCTGAGCAGCGACATCGTGGGCAGCGTCAAGCTGAAGGTGATGCTGTCAGGGATGCCAGAGCTCAGACTGGGGCTCAATGACCGGGTCCTTTTCGGGCTCACCGGCC GAGACAAAGGCAAGTCGGTGACGATGGAAGACGTCAAGTTCCACCAGTGCGTGCGACTGTCCCGTTTCGAGAACGACCGCACCATCTCCTTCATCCCTCCCGACGGAGACTCCGAACTCATGTCGTACCGCATCAACACACAC GTAAAACCGTTGGTCTGGATCGAGTCTGTGATTGAGAAATTCTCCCACAGCCGAGTTGAAATCATGGTGAAG GCGAAGGGTCAGTTTAAGAAGCAGTCGGTCGCCAACAACGTTCAGATCTCGGTGCCGGTTCCGAGCGACGTGGACTCACCGCGGTTCAAAACCAGCGTGGGCAGCGCCAAGTACGTGCCGGAGAAGAACGTGGTGATCTGGACCATCAAATCATTCCCA GGTGGGAAGGAGTTTCTCATGAGAGCTCATTTCGGACTGCCCAGTGTGGACAAGGACGAGCTGGAGGGGAGACCGCCCATCACCGTTCAGTTCGAGATCCCCTACTTCACTGTGTCTGGGATCCAG GTGCGATACATGAAAATCATAGAGAAGAGTGGCTACCAGGCTCTGCCCTGGGTCAGATACATCACTCAGAGTGGAG ATTACCAGCTCAGAACAAACTCCTAA
- the cdkn2d gene encoding cyclin-dependent kinase 4 inhibitor D: MVVDQTEAGNRLTSAAAAGDLAGLKALLRGSAVPPDTANQFGKTALQVMMFGNSSVAGELLKHGASVNVQDGLGVTPAHDAARTGFVDTLRVLVEYGASVNTADSFGALPVHVAVSEGHVEVVRFLAPRSDLRRRDKSGESALDRARVSNQPAMVEILERQLESEQNSNRQ, encoded by the exons ATGGTGGTGGACCAGACAGAAGCCGGTAACCGCTTGACCTCAGCGGCAGCCGCCGGCGACCTAGCCGGGCTGAAAGCTCTGCTACGCGGGAGCGCAGTGCCCCCAGACACCGCCAATCAATTCGGGAAAACGGCGCTGCAG gTAATGATGTTTGGAAACAGCAGCGTGGCCGGCGAGCTTTTGAAACACGGCGCCAGCGTCAACGTGCAGGACGGGCTGGGTGTCACCCCGGCTCACGACGCGGCCAGGACCGGTTTCGTGGACACACTCCGGGTCCTGGTGGAGTACGGGGCCAGCGTTAACACCGCCGACAGCTTCGGCGCCCTCCCCGTTCACGTCGCAGTCAGCGAGGGCCACGTCGAGGTGGTTCGGTTCCTGGCGCCCAGATCCGACCTGCGGCGACGCGACAAGAGCGGAGAATCGGCTCTGGACCGGGCCAGGGTATCGAACCAACCCGCTATGGTGGAAATCCTGGAACGGCAACTGGAATCCGAGCAGAACTCGAACCGGCAGTGA